A stretch of Ferribacterium limneticum DNA encodes these proteins:
- a CDS encoding ATP-binding protein, which produces MPMPRTLLARTFLLLALLVLLTTAAWLSLFRYIDAEPRARETAQLAASAVNLIRASLFAAAPEKRLGLFTEFSTREGIRLLPAEPEDQIEAMPDSRFFRLLQRELISRLGDHTRVAASVDGVSGFWVSFRLDDADDEEYWLVLSRDRAARSIASHWLAWGLLAIVLAMAVAWLIASRISRPLKAMAESAETVGRGQIPAPLPEDGAEELSRLATAFNTMAADLQRHEKDRSEVLAGISHDLRTPLTRLRLEAEMSIADDGARQAVVSDIEQMEAVISQFMDYARTESGEAPAPTDLSALLSGLAERQAYVGRQIVTDIQPLPEAMMRPKAITRAITNLIDNAAKYGGGEITLKATAVAGQIQIEIGDRGPGVPPAEIERLKRPFTRLESARTNATGTGLGLAIVERIARLHDGHLDLSANPGGGLLARLSLPIRH; this is translated from the coding sequence ATGCCAATGCCGCGCACGCTGCTGGCGCGCACCTTCCTGCTCTTGGCCTTGCTGGTGCTGCTGACCACGGCCGCCTGGCTGAGCCTGTTTCGTTATATCGACGCCGAACCGCGCGCCCGGGAAACCGCCCAGTTGGCGGCTTCGGCGGTCAACCTGATCCGTGCTTCGCTGTTTGCCGCCGCGCCGGAAAAACGCCTGGGTCTGTTCACCGAGTTTTCAACCCGCGAGGGCATTCGCCTGCTGCCGGCCGAACCGGAAGACCAGATCGAGGCGATGCCCGATTCCCGCTTTTTCCGGTTGCTGCAGCGCGAACTGATTTCCCGGCTGGGCGATCACACCCGTGTCGCCGCCAGCGTCGATGGCGTATCCGGATTCTGGGTCAGCTTCCGGCTCGACGATGCCGACGATGAAGAGTACTGGCTGGTGCTCTCGCGTGACCGGGCTGCCCGGAGTATTGCCAGCCACTGGCTGGCCTGGGGACTGCTCGCCATCGTCCTGGCCATGGCGGTTGCCTGGCTGATTGCCTCACGCATCAGCCGGCCGTTGAAAGCGATGGCCGAGTCAGCCGAAACAGTCGGCCGGGGCCAGATACCCGCCCCCTTGCCGGAAGATGGGGCCGAGGAACTGAGCCGGCTGGCCACCGCTTTCAATACGATGGCCGCCGATTTGCAACGGCACGAAAAGGACCGCTCCGAAGTGCTGGCCGGTATTTCTCATGACTTGCGCACACCGTTGACCCGCTTGCGCCTCGAGGCAGAAATGAGCATTGCCGACGATGGCGCCCGCCAGGCCGTGGTTTCCGACATCGAGCAGATGGAGGCCGTGATTTCCCAGTTCATGGATTACGCCCGCACCGAGTCCGGGGAAGCGCCTGCCCCGACTGATCTCTCCGCCCTGCTCTCGGGTCTGGCCGAGCGCCAGGCCTATGTCGGCCGGCAGATCGTCACCGACATCCAGCCTCTGCCGGAAGCGATGATGCGCCCCAAAGCCATCACCCGCGCCATCACCAATCTGATCGACAACGCCGCCAAATACGGCGGCGGAGAAATCACCCTGAAAGCGACGGCGGTCGCTGGTCAAATTCAAATAGAAATTGGCGATCGCGGGCCGGGCGTACCGCCTGCAGAAATCGAACGCCTGAAGCGCCCCTTCACACGCCTGGAAAGCGCGCGCACCAATGCGACGGGAACCGGGCTGGGACTGGCCATCGTCGAGCGGATCGCTCGCCTGCACGACGGGCATCTCGATCTGTCAGCGAATCCCGGGGGTGGTTTGCTGGCCCGCCTGTCGTTACCGATCAGGCACTGA
- the ompR gene encoding osmolarity response regulator transcription factor OmpR has translation MSEQHQHHHILVVDDDARLRDLLVRYLGEQGFEVKAAADGQQMDKLRSREHYHLIVLDLMMPGEDGLTICRRLRGQGDQTPIIMLTAKGDEVDRIVGLEMGADDYLPKPFNPRELLARIHAVLRRQGSKPPGAPEDEPETITFSNIEVDLAARTLKRGDELQALTTGEFAVLKVLLQHPRQPLSRDKLMSLARGREQGPFDRAIDVQVSRLRKLIETDPAQPRYLQTVWGFGYVFVPDGAARD, from the coding sequence ATGAGCGAACAACACCAACACCACCATATTCTTGTCGTCGATGACGACGCCCGCCTGCGCGACCTGCTGGTCCGCTATCTGGGCGAACAGGGCTTCGAGGTCAAGGCCGCGGCTGATGGCCAGCAGATGGACAAGCTGCGCAGCCGCGAGCATTACCACCTGATCGTGCTCGACCTGATGATGCCGGGTGAAGACGGCCTGACCATCTGCCGCCGCCTGCGCGGTCAGGGCGACCAGACGCCGATCATCATGCTGACCGCCAAGGGCGATGAGGTGGATCGCATTGTCGGCCTCGAAATGGGTGCCGACGACTACCTGCCCAAACCTTTCAACCCGCGCGAACTGCTCGCCCGCATCCACGCCGTGCTGCGTCGCCAGGGCAGCAAACCGCCTGGTGCGCCGGAAGACGAGCCGGAAACGATCACCTTCAGCAACATCGAAGTCGATCTTGCGGCTCGTACGCTGAAGCGTGGCGATGAACTACAGGCACTGACGACCGGCGAATTTGCCGTGCTGAAAGTGTTGCTTCAGCACCCGCGCCAGCCGCTTTCCCGTGACAAGCTGATGTCGCTGGCCCGCGGCCGTGAGCAAGGGCCGTTCGACCGCGCCATTGACGTCCAGGTCTCCCGCCTGCGCAAACTGATCGAAACCGACCCGGCCCAGCCGCGCTATCTGCAGACGGTCTGGGGCTTCGGCTACGTTTTCGTGCCGGACGGCGCTGCGCGCGACTGA
- the tsaB gene encoding tRNA (adenosine(37)-N6)-threonylcarbamoyltransferase complex dimerization subunit type 1 TsaB — protein MLILALETSTDLGSCSLWRDGAVSERICPSGKPHSETLLPLVRELLLEAGVKIGQLDAIAFGVGPGAFTGLRIACGAAQGLAVAANVPLIPVTSLETMAAMAGAERVLALLDARMGEVYSGSYRLTEAGYMLKGEIRVSAPADVSLPAESGWVACGNAITAYPVLAERLSAAGIAVQSAVVPTAAVVAQLAVARATRGEGLDAALAAPLYVRDKVAKTVAERLSEGGRA, from the coding sequence ATGTTGATCCTTGCTCTCGAAACCTCCACCGATCTTGGCTCCTGCTCGCTTTGGCGTGATGGCGCGGTCTCCGAGCGCATTTGTCCTTCGGGCAAACCGCATTCCGAAACATTGCTGCCGCTGGTTCGTGAGCTGTTGCTCGAAGCCGGCGTAAAAATTGGGCAACTCGATGCCATCGCCTTCGGTGTCGGCCCCGGCGCCTTTACCGGCTTGCGTATCGCCTGCGGGGCGGCACAGGGTTTGGCGGTCGCCGCCAATGTGCCGTTGATCCCGGTAACCAGTCTGGAAACGATGGCTGCCATGGCTGGCGCGGAACGCGTACTGGCTTTGCTCGATGCGCGCATGGGCGAGGTCTATTCGGGCTCCTACCGGCTGACCGAGGCTGGCTACATGTTGAAAGGGGAGATTCGTGTTTCGGCGCCGGCCGACGTGAGCCTGCCGGCCGAATCCGGCTGGGTCGCCTGTGGCAATGCGATCACTGCCTATCCTGTCCTGGCGGAACGCTTGAGCGCAGCCGGCATCGCCGTGCAATCTGCCGTCGTGCCCACTGCCGCTGTCGTGGCGCAACTGGCTGTAGCGCGGGCAACCCGGGGTGAGGGGCTCGATGCGGCGCTGGCTGCGCCGCTCTACGTGCGCGACAAGGTGGCCAAGACGGTGGCGGAACGGCTCAGTGAGGGCGGTCGGGCGTGA
- the rimI gene encoding ribosomal protein S18-alanine N-acetyltransferase, whose amino-acid sequence MSGLKIAAEFFPMNERDLDAVAALEASLQIFPWSRGNFEDSLTAGYSVWVLRLGGDLIGFSVVMSVIDEAHLLNIGVCKRYQGQGYGARMLRHAMECARLGGAAKLFLEVRPSNERAVELYRHFGFRQIGTRKGYYPAVVGREDGLIFDKELA is encoded by the coding sequence GTGAGCGGATTGAAGATTGCCGCCGAATTTTTCCCGATGAACGAGCGTGACCTCGACGCGGTCGCCGCGCTTGAGGCGAGCCTGCAGATTTTCCCCTGGTCGCGTGGTAATTTCGAGGATTCGCTGACCGCCGGTTACAGTGTCTGGGTCTTGCGCCTGGGCGGTGACCTGATTGGGTTTTCGGTGGTGATGTCGGTCATTGATGAGGCGCATCTGCTCAATATCGGCGTTTGCAAGCGTTACCAAGGGCAGGGCTACGGCGCCAGAATGCTGCGCCACGCGATGGAATGCGCCCGGCTGGGCGGTGCCGCCAAGCTGTTTCTCGAGGTTCGGCCATCCAATGAGCGAGCGGTCGAGCTCTATCGACATTTCGGCTTTCGCCAGATCGGCACCCGCAAGGGCTATTATCCGGCGGTGGTCGGGCGTGAGGACGGCCTGATTTTTGACAAGGAACTGGCATGA
- a CDS encoding uracil-DNA glycosylase, with protein MSLSREQMLVEMGISPIWVLRDSTPPASVPESAPEIEVNIEAVAAPLVEEPAAPVPPLAHQPRSPATAVDTLDWPALARQVAECRACPLCEQRKQAVLGVGDTHPEWLFIGEGPGAEEDVKGEPFVGQAGKLLDNMLASLDIARGNRVYIANAVKCRPPGNRTPEAAEMAACWPYLERQIALLKPKVIVLLGKAAVHALLHDDKSLASLRGKRFEFAGIPVVVTYHPAYLLRNLPDKAKAWEDLLFARRTLREQMTPELPF; from the coding sequence ATGAGTTTGAGCCGCGAGCAGATGCTGGTCGAGATGGGCATTTCCCCGATCTGGGTGTTGCGCGATTCCACGCCGCCAGCTTCGGTGCCTGAATCAGCTCCGGAGATCGAAGTCAATATCGAAGCAGTGGCGGCTCCGCTCGTTGAAGAGCCTGCTGCTCCCGTGCCGCCTCTGGCTCATCAGCCCCGTTCGCCGGCAACAGCCGTTGATACGCTGGATTGGCCGGCTTTGGCGCGGCAGGTCGCCGAGTGCCGGGCCTGTCCCTTGTGCGAACAGCGCAAGCAGGCCGTGCTGGGCGTTGGCGATACCCATCCGGAGTGGTTGTTCATTGGTGAGGGCCCGGGCGCCGAAGAGGATGTCAAGGGCGAACCCTTCGTTGGTCAGGCTGGTAAGTTGCTCGACAACATGCTGGCTTCGCTCGACATCGCCCGCGGTAACCGGGTTTATATCGCTAACGCGGTCAAGTGCCGGCCGCCCGGCAACCGCACGCCAGAGGCTGCCGAAATGGCCGCCTGCTGGCCTTATCTCGAACGCCAGATTGCCCTGCTCAAGCCCAAGGTCATCGTGTTGCTCGGCAAGGCAGCGGTCCATGCATTGCTGCATGACGATAAATCGCTGGCTTCCTTGCGGGGCAAACGTTTTGAGTTCGCGGGCATTCCGGTCGTCGTGACCTATCACCCGGCCTATCTGCTGCGCAATCTGCCGGACAAGGCCAAGGCCTGGGAAGACCTGTTGTTTGCGCGCCGCACCCTGCGCGAGCAGATGACGCCAGAACTGCCGTTCTAG